From the genome of Mycobacterium dioxanotrophicus, one region includes:
- a CDS encoding EthD domain-containing protein, which produces MEKIIVLVRAEDADDDWCARLRTGVADELLDSGLSGLSVNVRDAPVRDSLMTLTTLDPPVVAVVSLWTQQYYGEQVGTAIKLLAAEADSVHAYLVTESVPMPPPWTDPGRRTDGLANIALLRRPAGLSEATWRHRWHVDHTQVAIDTQATFGYTQNAVVRALTPDAPAIAGIVEELFPQSAVADVHAFFGAADDADLADRMRRMVASTEAFGASTNIDTVPTSRYVFRSPFTAPDRQ; this is translated from the coding sequence GTGGAGAAGATCATCGTGCTCGTGCGAGCCGAGGACGCCGACGACGATTGGTGCGCACGACTCCGGACCGGGGTCGCCGACGAGCTGCTCGACAGCGGGCTGTCGGGACTGTCGGTCAACGTGCGCGACGCCCCGGTGCGCGATTCGCTCATGACACTGACCACGCTGGACCCACCGGTGGTCGCGGTAGTCAGCCTGTGGACCCAGCAGTATTACGGCGAGCAAGTCGGCACCGCGATCAAACTGCTTGCTGCCGAAGCCGACTCGGTTCACGCCTACCTGGTCACCGAATCGGTGCCGATGCCGCCGCCATGGACCGACCCGGGCCGGCGCACCGACGGCCTGGCCAACATCGCGCTGCTGCGTCGGCCGGCCGGCCTGAGCGAGGCCACCTGGCGGCACCGCTGGCACGTCGACCACACGCAGGTGGCCATCGACACCCAGGCGACGTTCGGTTACACGCAGAACGCCGTGGTGCGGGCACTGACCCCCGATGCCCCGGCGATCGCGGGCATCGTCGAGGAACTGTTCCCGCAGTCGGCGGTGGCCGACGTGCACGCCTTCTTCGGTGCTGCCGATGACGCCGATCTGGCGGACCGCATGCGGCGCATGGTGGCCAGCACGGAAGCGTTCGGGGCCAGCACCAACATCGATACGGTGCCCACCAGTCGCTACGTGTTCCGCTCGCCGTTCACCGCACCCGA
- a CDS encoding PaaI family thioesterase, translating into MPGYTHVEGLRSADVQRLRSTYEPLAESVRALIDATIRSEADAAEVAAAKAEIDSATARLRAKQIDGAFGVRFTSDGDRMPWGNPAIGIRNPIAPPLVIVKHPSGVVSTDFHLGAAYEGPPGQVHGGIVAMVLDHLLGEVAANDPDSPRFTGTLTIRYLRATPLGDLHAEGQITRTDGIKAYAAGHLSDSEGVTAEAEGVFILPRWARG; encoded by the coding sequence ATGCCGGGTTACACCCATGTCGAGGGCCTGCGTTCGGCCGACGTGCAACGCCTGAGGTCCACCTACGAGCCGCTGGCCGAATCGGTGCGCGCCTTGATCGACGCGACCATCCGCTCGGAGGCGGACGCGGCCGAGGTGGCCGCGGCCAAGGCGGAGATCGACTCCGCCACGGCACGGCTGCGGGCCAAACAGATCGACGGGGCGTTCGGCGTCCGCTTCACCTCCGACGGCGACCGGATGCCGTGGGGCAATCCGGCCATCGGTATCCGCAACCCGATCGCGCCGCCGCTGGTGATCGTCAAGCATCCCTCGGGTGTGGTGTCCACCGACTTCCACCTCGGAGCCGCCTACGAAGGCCCGCCCGGGCAGGTGCACGGCGGCATCGTCGCGATGGTGCTCGACCACCTGCTCGGCGAGGTGGCCGCCAACGATCCGGACAGTCCGCGGTTCACCGGCACCCTGACCATCCGTTACCTGCGGGCCACCCCGTTGGGCGATCTGCATGCCGAAGGTCAGATCACCCGCACCGACGGCATCAAAGCGTATGCCGCCGGCCATCTCTCGGACTCCGAAGGCGTCACCGCGGAGGCCGAGGGCGTGTTCATCCTGCCGCGCTGGGCCCGCGGCTGA
- a CDS encoding FUSC family protein translates to MQTGGQAADALRLSTPDAGAVARSLIGTLALSVLALYGVSPTAAMWTLGAGVIAGAIALQRSPGGRVPLVATASVELAIVVLLAVLSGSYDVVFVIVVALWCFAAGMQWSLGANAGLVASAASALLVIAPVTAPTLADILLSPLLVLAAGLVQAALISVRPPRRWRAQREGLTRAYRSLAADARSVAADCAADVDDAPMTWLREVFANSQVSQQPRAYHGGYRLPERLAATLVSFRSTAGGDRRDGVPQLLSAAAVLLDAIADHSHTARRDAEHALVRVDATAAAVTGAETTRAQRFSEQLREAAVLRFGQLHRPDLIGSLASAPAVVRSHLTWTSPILRHAIRLAVTTAVAAAAARYGTLGHGYWMALTVVVVLRPETAHTYTRCAGRMAGLAVGIVVASALTVFWQPGPMASVICATVFVGVAYGVIRFGYLAVVVAIGAVMVFVVGVGGFTDWAGIFDRLVGVLVGGGLAVMAHVLLPDHSLIRLRQRAGELLMTEIDYAAMVVTAFVHEVDHPAEALSTAWQRAFRARAAFEAAWGAARLDSPTLRRWLRSYRTALNAVTSACTTLENSLPTHPSSALDAEFIAAVDDYIEALRGSPPSPAVPWSLDTVELSAALRRVHDLASTLATDNGAARILVGELTTITGSLADIAIDRVEPVAPSR, encoded by the coding sequence GTGCAGACCGGTGGACAGGCAGCCGATGCGCTGCGGCTCAGCACTCCCGACGCGGGCGCGGTGGCGCGCAGCCTGATCGGCACGTTGGCGCTCAGCGTGCTCGCGCTCTACGGGGTGTCGCCGACCGCAGCGATGTGGACGCTGGGCGCCGGGGTGATCGCAGGCGCCATCGCGCTGCAGCGCAGCCCGGGCGGGCGGGTGCCGCTGGTGGCGACCGCATCGGTCGAGCTGGCCATCGTGGTGCTGCTCGCGGTGTTGAGCGGATCGTACGACGTGGTGTTCGTCATCGTGGTCGCGCTGTGGTGCTTCGCCGCCGGGATGCAGTGGTCGCTCGGCGCCAACGCCGGCCTGGTGGCCTCGGCCGCGAGCGCACTGCTGGTGATCGCCCCGGTCACCGCGCCGACGCTGGCCGACATCCTGCTCTCCCCCCTGCTGGTTCTCGCGGCAGGTCTGGTGCAGGCAGCGCTCATCTCGGTACGACCGCCGCGGCGGTGGCGGGCGCAGCGGGAAGGCCTGACCCGGGCCTACCGGTCGTTGGCCGCCGATGCCCGCAGCGTGGCCGCCGACTGCGCGGCCGACGTCGATGACGCGCCGATGACGTGGCTGCGGGAAGTGTTCGCCAACAGCCAGGTGAGCCAGCAACCGCGGGCCTACCACGGCGGGTACCGGCTCCCCGAACGGCTGGCCGCGACGCTGGTCTCCTTCCGCTCGACGGCAGGTGGCGACCGTCGTGACGGGGTGCCGCAGCTGCTGTCCGCGGCCGCCGTGCTGCTCGACGCGATCGCCGACCACAGCCACACCGCGCGCCGCGACGCCGAGCATGCCCTGGTCAGGGTCGACGCCACCGCGGCCGCTGTGACCGGCGCGGAAACCACACGTGCACAACGTTTCTCCGAGCAGCTGCGGGAGGCCGCGGTGCTGCGGTTCGGGCAGCTGCACCGGCCCGACCTGATCGGTTCGCTGGCCTCGGCGCCGGCCGTCGTGCGTTCGCACCTGACGTGGACATCGCCGATCCTGCGGCACGCGATCAGGTTGGCGGTGACCACGGCCGTCGCGGCCGCCGCCGCACGCTACGGCACGCTCGGGCACGGCTACTGGATGGCGTTGACCGTGGTGGTGGTGCTGCGGCCGGAAACCGCGCACACCTACACACGGTGTGCCGGGCGGATGGCCGGACTCGCCGTGGGCATCGTCGTCGCGTCAGCGCTGACGGTGTTCTGGCAGCCGGGCCCCATGGCGTCGGTGATCTGCGCGACGGTGTTCGTCGGAGTTGCCTACGGCGTGATCAGATTCGGTTATCTCGCGGTGGTCGTCGCCATCGGTGCCGTCATGGTGTTCGTCGTCGGCGTCGGCGGTTTCACCGACTGGGCGGGCATCTTCGACCGACTGGTGGGCGTGCTCGTCGGTGGCGGACTGGCGGTGATGGCCCATGTGCTGCTGCCCGACCATTCCCTGATCCGGTTGCGGCAGCGCGCCGGCGAACTGCTGATGACCGAGATCGATTACGCGGCAATGGTGGTCACGGCGTTCGTGCACGAGGTGGATCACCCCGCCGAGGCGCTGTCGACGGCCTGGCAACGCGCGTTCCGAGCGCGAGCGGCATTCGAGGCCGCCTGGGGTGCGGCAAGACTGGATTCCCCGACGCTGCGCCGGTGGCTGCGGTCATACCGCACCGCGCTGAACGCGGTGACCAGTGCGTGCACCACGTTGGAGAACAGCCTGCCGACCCATCCGTCATCGGCGCTGGACGCCGAATTCATCGCTGCGGTCGACGATTACATCGAAGCCCTGCGCGGGTCACCACCAAGCCCCGCGGTGCCGTGGAGCCTGGACACCGTCGAGTTGTCCGCCGCGCTGCGGCGCGTGCACGATCTGGCGTCGACGTTGGCGACCGACAACGGGGCAGCGCGCATCCTGGTCGGCGAGCTGACCACCATCACCGGCAGCCTGGCCGACATCGCGATCGACCGGGTGGAACCGGTCGCGCCATCCCGCTGA
- a CDS encoding tetratricopeptide repeat protein yields the protein MTEAEPYYDLGTYHRPVDTPAQQAQTWFDRGLIWAYAFNHDEAIRCFERALQFDPDLTIARWGIAYAVGPNYNKAWEAFDPVDLATSLTRARAELDQAAGGRASTIERALIAALRQRFPTADPEDTEALTAGHAAYADAMAALAAEHPGDIDVQALAADALVNVTAWALWDGRTGEPAPGSRVLEAKAILDAALTTAEGRSHPGILHLYIHAMEMSATPQDALPAADLLRGLVPDAGHLQHMPSHIDVLCGDYHNSVVANQAAVQADRKFVERSGALNFYSLYRAHDLHFVVYSAMFAGDYQTASSAADELARQLTPELLAVPSPPMADWLEAFVPLRVHVLVRFGRWDDLIAEPLPADTELYSTTTATIHYGRGVAHAAKGELAQARTEREAFAAAYRRIPESRYLFNNTSLDILAVAAAMLDGEIAYREGKFDDAFAHLRRAIELDDGLPYDEPWGWMQPTRHAYGALLLEQGRVEEAAGVYAADLGLDPTLNRSSHHPGNVWSLHGYHECLQRLGRDAEAAIVAQQLDLALARADVPIVASCACRLDVAPTCCGG from the coding sequence GTGACCGAAGCCGAACCGTACTACGACCTGGGTACCTACCACCGGCCGGTCGACACCCCGGCGCAGCAGGCTCAGACATGGTTCGACCGGGGCCTCATCTGGGCCTATGCGTTCAACCACGACGAGGCGATCCGCTGTTTCGAACGCGCGCTGCAGTTCGATCCCGACCTGACGATCGCACGGTGGGGCATCGCCTACGCGGTGGGCCCCAACTACAACAAGGCCTGGGAGGCCTTCGATCCGGTCGACCTGGCCACATCGCTGACGCGGGCCCGCGCCGAGCTTGACCAGGCTGCGGGCGGACGCGCCTCGACCATCGAGCGGGCCCTCATAGCCGCACTGCGACAACGCTTTCCGACCGCAGACCCCGAGGACACCGAAGCGCTGACCGCAGGCCACGCCGCCTACGCCGACGCCATGGCGGCCCTGGCCGCCGAGCATCCCGGCGACATCGACGTGCAGGCGCTGGCGGCCGACGCCCTGGTCAACGTCACGGCCTGGGCACTGTGGGACGGTCGCACGGGCGAGCCCGCGCCCGGCTCGCGGGTGCTCGAGGCGAAGGCCATCCTCGATGCGGCGCTGACCACCGCCGAGGGACGCAGCCACCCCGGAATCCTGCACCTGTACATCCATGCCATGGAGATGTCGGCCACGCCGCAGGACGCCCTGCCCGCGGCCGACCTGCTGCGCGGCCTGGTGCCCGACGCGGGCCACCTGCAGCACATGCCCAGCCACATCGACGTCCTCTGCGGCGACTACCACAACTCGGTGGTCGCGAATCAGGCTGCGGTGCAAGCAGACCGGAAGTTCGTCGAGCGTTCCGGCGCGCTCAACTTCTACTCCCTGTATCGCGCCCACGACCTGCATTTCGTGGTGTACTCGGCGATGTTCGCCGGCGATTACCAGACCGCGAGCAGTGCGGCCGACGAGCTGGCGCGCCAGCTCACCCCTGAGCTGCTGGCCGTCCCGTCACCCCCGATGGCCGACTGGCTCGAGGCGTTCGTACCGCTGCGCGTGCACGTGCTGGTGCGGTTCGGGCGCTGGGATGATCTGATCGCCGAACCGCTGCCCGCCGACACCGAGTTGTACAGCACCACCACGGCCACCATCCATTACGGCCGCGGTGTCGCCCACGCCGCCAAAGGAGAGTTGGCCCAGGCCCGCACAGAGCGGGAGGCCTTCGCAGCCGCGTACCGGCGCATCCCGGAGAGCCGCTACCTGTTCAACAACACCAGCCTCGACATCCTGGCGGTCGCCGCAGCCATGCTCGACGGCGAGATCGCCTACCGGGAAGGCAAATTCGACGACGCGTTCGCCCACCTGCGGCGAGCCATCGAGCTCGACGACGGGCTGCCCTACGACGAACCGTGGGGCTGGATGCAGCCAACACGGCACGCCTACGGCGCCCTGCTGCTCGAGCAGGGCAGGGTCGAGGAGGCCGCCGGGGTGTACGCCGCCGACCTCGGTCTCGACCCCACGCTGAACCGGTCGAGCCATCACCCGGGCAATGTGTGGAGCCTGCACGGATATCACGAATGCCTGCAGCGGTTGGGCCGCGACGCCGAGGCGGCGATCGTCGCCCAGCAACTGGACCTGGCCCTCGCCCGCGCCGACGTACCGATCGTCGCATCGTGCGCGTGCCGCCTGGATGTCGCGCCCACCTGTTGCGGTGGTTGA